From a single Bacillus sp. E(2018) genomic region:
- the pdaB gene encoding polysaccharide deacetylase family sporulation protein PdaB has protein sequence MKFFFVINGKKVKQYMVVVFAAFFAASLAFVGQQQLSVFSSKDGPRAIYKGEDQGNKVSLTFDISWGDKRVTPILDVLKDKGVKNCTFFISAAWAERHPEIVERIVKDGHEVASLGYQYKSYTDWEDKQIKRDILLAQEKIKKVSGKMTSLIRPPNGNFDERVLNISEDLNHTVVHWSIDTKDWKNPGVDRIVTTATDETKAGDIILLHASDSVKQTHKALPTIIDKLRDDGFKFVSVSEMIANTEANSKEVN, from the coding sequence ATGAAATTTTTCTTTGTTATTAACGGTAAGAAAGTGAAACAATACATGGTCGTTGTATTTGCAGCATTCTTTGCTGCTTCACTTGCATTTGTAGGACAGCAGCAACTATCTGTGTTTTCCTCTAAAGATGGACCCCGAGCAATTTATAAGGGAGAAGACCAAGGAAATAAAGTATCTCTTACATTTGATATTAGCTGGGGAGATAAACGAGTTACACCGATCTTAGATGTATTAAAGGACAAAGGCGTAAAAAATTGTACTTTTTTCATATCCGCCGCTTGGGCTGAGCGTCATCCTGAGATCGTTGAACGAATTGTAAAAGATGGTCATGAAGTAGCCAGTCTTGGTTATCAATACAAAAGTTATACCGATTGGGAAGACAAACAGATCAAAAGGGATATCCTTTTAGCTCAGGAAAAGATTAAAAAGGTATCTGGAAAAATGACTTCTCTTATTCGTCCGCCAAACGGAAACTTTGATGAGCGTGTCTTGAACATCTCTGAAGATCTTAATCATACGGTAGTTCATTGGAGTATCGACACGAAAGATTGGAAAAATCCTGGAGTAGACCGTATTGTAACAACGGCTACCGATGAGACAAAAGCTGGAGACATCATCTTGCTTCATGCATCTGATTCTGTTAAACAAACGCACAAAGCCCTTCCTACAATTATCGATAAACTGCGTGACGATGGATTTAAATTTGTAAGTGTTAGTGAAATGATCGCGAATACAGAGGCCAATAGCAAAGAGGTTAACTAA
- a CDS encoding KinB-signaling pathway activation protein, whose product MKIRSWIFLFFTTLLIGIVSAITVGLILKFPEDSSALEVLLYIFGLIGFGALFSVFSQMGFFAYLTVHRFGLGIFKSHRLWNGVQLVLIAVVLFDLFYLRYTSFHNEGDSLVNYILIPLAILAYGLIIAYVKVKQTTSVAFIPTLFFITVVTILEWVPVLKENNTLSLWMGFVPIMLCNTYQILMLHRLLQSNQSKSSKQTKPTAL is encoded by the coding sequence GTGAAAATTAGAAGTTGGATCTTTTTATTCTTTACCACATTGTTAATTGGGATTGTTAGTGCAATCACAGTTGGTCTTATATTAAAGTTTCCTGAAGACAGCAGCGCTTTAGAAGTTCTTCTATATATCTTTGGGTTGATCGGTTTTGGCGCGTTGTTCAGTGTATTTAGTCAGATGGGCTTTTTTGCTTATTTAACCGTTCACCGCTTTGGGCTAGGTATCTTTAAAAGTCATCGCCTTTGGAATGGTGTACAACTTGTATTAATTGCAGTTGTTCTATTCGATCTGTTCTATTTACGATACACATCATTTCACAACGAAGGTGACAGCCTCGTTAACTACATTCTTATTCCGCTTGCGATTTTAGCATACGGCTTGATCATTGCCTATGTAAAAGTAAAACAAACAACGAGTGTCGCATTCATACCAACGCTTTTCTTCATCACAGTCGTCACGATTTTAGAGTGGGTGCCGGTGTTGAAAGAAAACAATACTCTTTCGCTTTGGATGGGCTTTGTTCCGATTATGCTTTGTAATACGTATCAAATTTTAATGTTGCATCGATTGCTGCAGTCCAATCAATCTAAATCATCTAAACAAACAAAGCCCACTGCCTTATAA
- the gerD gene encoding spore germination lipoprotein GerD has translation MKKIYIFLFCISLAALSGCAQEAQGSSQVDYEATKKMLVDLLKTDEGKKAIKEVLSDKEIQQDILIDQEVIKQTIEKQLLSEKGQKFWQTLFKDPKFSVAFAKSMRKEHEKLMKDLMKDPQYQAEVMKIMQNPQMAEKLLSLVDTQPVRKEMKKVMLETFESPIVQAQIQEMLKKVAHEEIDQSISKKGKEASSGGGQQQEESTSPQ, from the coding sequence TTGAAAAAAATATACATTTTCCTCTTTTGTATCTCTCTTGCTGCTCTTTCGGGCTGTGCTCAAGAAGCCCAAGGCAGTTCTCAGGTCGATTATGAAGCAACAAAAAAGATGCTTGTCGATCTATTGAAGACAGATGAAGGAAAAAAAGCCATCAAAGAAGTGTTATCTGATAAAGAAATTCAACAAGATATACTTATTGATCAAGAAGTTATCAAGCAGACGATTGAAAAGCAGCTTCTTTCTGAAAAAGGACAGAAGTTTTGGCAGACTCTTTTTAAAGACCCGAAGTTCTCAGTAGCTTTTGCAAAAAGTATGCGAAAAGAACACGAGAAGTTGATGAAGGATCTTATGAAAGACCCGCAATATCAAGCAGAAGTGATGAAAATTATGCAGAATCCGCAAATGGCAGAAAAATTATTATCTCTCGTTGATACACAGCCTGTTAGAAAAGAAATGAAAAAAGTAATGCTTGAAACGTTTGAGAGTCCAATCGTACAAGCTCAGATCCAAGAAATGCTGAAAAAAGTCGCTCATGAAGAAATTGACCAGTCCATATCTAAAAAAGGAAAAGAAGCTTCATCCGGCGGTGGACAACAACAAGAAGAATCAACGAGCCCGCAATAA
- a CDS encoding P-loop NTPase, whose product MLTEEKVIELLGPIQDPYLHKSMVDSGSIRELKIKEGYVGLKIGLAHTGTPEQMQLQQQIVQVLKNAGVESVGLRFEKRDDITAVDPGEAATQSAPTTLLSENSKTQFIAIASGKGGVGKSTVSVNLAVALARLGKKVGLIDADIYGFSVPDMMGITERPKVKGDRIFPVERFDVKVISMAFFVEDNAPVIWRGPMLGKMLMNFFSEVEWGDLDYVLLDLPPGTGDVALDVHKMLPKCKEVIVTTPHATAAFVAARAGTMAIKTNHEVLGIVENMSYFQSGSTGEKEYVFGKDGGKRLAEELNVPLLGQIPLGQPEIKEDDFAPSVYEQTHPIGEHYIQMAKKIIDKTN is encoded by the coding sequence GTGCTTACAGAAGAAAAAGTCATCGAGCTGTTAGGTCCTATTCAAGACCCTTATTTACATAAAAGCATGGTCGACTCTGGAAGTATCCGTGAGTTGAAGATAAAAGAAGGATATGTGGGGCTGAAGATCGGCTTAGCACATACCGGAACACCGGAACAAATGCAGCTGCAGCAGCAGATCGTTCAAGTGTTGAAAAACGCAGGCGTGGAATCAGTCGGACTACGTTTTGAAAAAAGAGACGACATTACGGCTGTTGACCCGGGTGAAGCGGCGACGCAAAGTGCGCCAACTACCCTTCTTTCCGAAAACAGCAAGACCCAATTTATCGCGATCGCTAGTGGTAAAGGCGGAGTTGGAAAATCAACGGTATCCGTGAACTTAGCTGTTGCTCTTGCGAGGCTAGGGAAAAAGGTTGGATTGATCGATGCTGATATTTACGGATTTAGTGTTCCAGATATGATGGGGATAACAGAGCGTCCGAAAGTAAAAGGCGATCGTATCTTTCCGGTTGAACGTTTTGATGTAAAAGTCATCTCTATGGCATTTTTCGTTGAGGATAACGCACCTGTTATCTGGCGTGGACCGATGCTCGGGAAGATGCTTATGAATTTCTTCAGCGAAGTAGAATGGGGAGATCTAGACTATGTTCTTCTAGACTTACCGCCTGGTACAGGTGACGTAGCATTGGATGTACACAAGATGCTTCCGAAGTGTAAAGAAGTAATCGTAACGACACCTCATGCTACAGCAGCGTTCGTAGCAGCACGTGCAGGAACGATGGCGATCAAAACAAACCATGAAGTTCTTGGAATCGTTGAGAATATGTCATACTTCCAAAGCGGATCTACAGGTGAGAAGGAATATGTATTCGGTAAAGACGGCGGAAAACGTTTAGCAGAAGAGTTAAATGTACCATTACTTGGCCAAATTCCGCTTGGTCAGCCTGAAATAAAAGAAGATGATTTTGCGCCGAGTGTGTATGAACAAACACATCCGATCGGTGAACATTATATTCAGATGGCGAAGAAGATCATCGATAAAACAAATTAA
- the cwlD gene encoding N-acetylmuramoyl-L-alanine amidase CwlD translates to MKKWVRGAAFALGCAVLIFIFTYHFLDDDSWRSWNMPLSGKIIVIDPGHGGADGGAVGDGEVLEKEIALNISVLLRDYLQEAGALVIMTRETDTDLANEGTKKLRHRKYEDLKERKRIINENHADLFISIHLNSLPSSRWRGAQVFYHPGKEGGEAVSKFIQDEIKRNLNNTNRFAKSIEGLYLLRTAEVPGALVEVGFLSNPSERELLKTESYQKSIAASIYQGMLRFYTNETPPASPLD, encoded by the coding sequence ATGAAGAAGTGGGTGAGGGGAGCCGCGTTTGCACTGGGATGCGCAGTCCTTATCTTTATTTTCACCTATCATTTTTTAGATGATGATTCGTGGCGATCGTGGAACATGCCGCTCTCTGGAAAGATTATCGTAATCGATCCAGGTCATGGCGGAGCTGACGGTGGAGCAGTTGGTGATGGAGAGGTTCTTGAAAAAGAGATCGCGTTAAACATTTCCGTCTTGCTTCGAGATTATCTGCAAGAAGCGGGAGCGCTCGTGATCATGACAAGAGAGACGGACACAGATCTTGCTAATGAAGGCACAAAAAAGTTACGTCATCGTAAATATGAAGATTTAAAAGAACGAAAACGAATTATTAACGAAAATCATGCGGACTTATTTATTTCGATTCATCTTAATTCTTTGCCTTCATCCAGGTGGAGAGGCGCGCAAGTCTTCTATCATCCCGGAAAAGAAGGTGGAGAAGCGGTATCTAAATTCATTCAAGACGAAATCAAACGAAACCTAAACAATACGAATCGTTTCGCAAAATCCATAGAAGGTCTATACTTGCTGCGGACTGCAGAAGTGCCAGGGGCTTTAGTCGAGGTTGGTTTTCTATCCAATCCATCAGAACGCGAACTGTTAAAAACAGAGTCATACCAAAAAAGTATAGCGGCATCGATTTATCAAGGTATGCTGCGCTTTTATACAAATGAAACCCCGCCAGCATCCCCTCTTGATTAG
- a CDS encoding DUF2521 family protein has translation MAIVLNNFKEKQRFKKETFERKVLRDLSLATIKKEFQRLFQPFFQYSLLYQNDIEDACIDMAIDSYLLGAGYSRFAYHGETLEKIKERAYAKQKAIADGLFEYWQFWCWGTEMMMESLHLCCEAFVHIWWMEGYKNGEKRYRMKLQ, from the coding sequence ATGGCAATCGTATTAAACAACTTTAAAGAAAAGCAGCGTTTCAAAAAAGAAACTTTCGAGCGGAAAGTACTTCGGGACTTATCGCTTGCTACTATAAAAAAAGAATTTCAGCGTTTGTTTCAGCCCTTTTTTCAATACTCGCTTCTATATCAAAATGACATAGAGGATGCATGCATCGACATGGCGATCGATTCTTATCTTTTAGGCGCAGGCTATAGCCGGTTTGCGTATCACGGGGAAACGTTAGAAAAGATTAAGGAGAGGGCATATGCTAAACAGAAGGCTATCGCAGACGGTCTTTTTGAATATTGGCAGTTCTGGTGCTGGGGAACAGAGATGATGATGGAATCCCTTCATCTTTGCTGTGAGGCATTCGTTCATATTTGGTGGATGGAAGGCTATAAAAACGGAGAAAAACGCTATCGCATGAAGCTGCAATAA
- the rpsI gene encoding 30S ribosomal protein S9 — MAQVQYYGTGRRKHSVARVRLVPGEGRIVINGRDIDEFFGLETLKLIVKQPLNTTETTDKYDVLVTVHGGGYTGQAGAIRHGISRALLEADPEYRGSLKAAGFLTRDARMKERKKYGLKGARRAPQFSKR, encoded by the coding sequence GTGGCACAAGTACAATATTATGGCACTGGACGTCGTAAGCACTCCGTAGCGCGTGTACGATTAGTTCCTGGTGAAGGCCGTATCGTAATTAACGGACGTGACATTGACGAATTTTTCGGATTAGAAACTTTAAAGCTTATCGTTAAGCAACCACTTAACACAACTGAAACAACTGACAAGTATGACGTATTAGTTACTGTTCATGGCGGTGGATACACTGGACAAGCAGGAGCTATCCGTCACGGTATCTCTCGTGCGCTTCTTGAAGCAGATCCTGAGTACCGCGGTTCTCTTAAAGCAGCTGGATTCCTTACTCGTGACGCTCGTATGAAAGAGCGTAAGAAGTACGGACTTAAAGGCGCTCGTCGTGCACCTCAGTTCTCAAAACGTTAA
- the rplM gene encoding 50S ribosomal protein L13, whose protein sequence is MRTTFMAKASEVERKWFVIDAEGKTLGRLSSEVASILRGKHKPIYTPHVDTGDHVIIINAEKIELTGKKLTDKIYYRHTGHPGGLRTRTALEMRTTRPVQMLELAIKGMLPKNSLGRQMFKKLHVYAGAEHNNQAQKPVNYELRG, encoded by the coding sequence ATGCGTACGACTTTCATGGCGAAAGCTTCTGAAGTAGAACGTAAATGGTTTGTGATCGACGCTGAAGGCAAAACACTTGGACGTCTATCCAGTGAAGTTGCATCTATCCTTCGCGGTAAGCATAAGCCTATTTATACACCACACGTTGACACTGGTGATCACGTAATCATCATCAACGCTGAGAAGATTGAATTAACAGGTAAGAAATTAACAGACAAAATTTACTACCGCCACACTGGTCACCCAGGTGGACTGCGTACGAGAACTGCATTAGAAATGCGTACAACTCGTCCAGTTCAAATGCTTGAACTAGCAATCAAAGGTATGCTTCCAAAGAACAGCCTTGGTCGCCAAATGTTCAAAAAGCTTCACGTTTACGCTGGAGCTGAGCACAATAACCAAGCACAAAAACCTGTAAACTACGAGTTACGCGGATAA
- the truA gene encoding tRNA pseudouridine(38-40) synthase TruA, whose product MARMKVTVAYDGTEFAGYQIQPSGRTVQGTIQAVLQKMHKGEPVGIYASGRTDAGVHAIGQVFHFDTPMEIPSEAWGKALNAMLPNDILIKDVEMVSDSFHSRFSATGKEYHYKILRSKQPDVFQRNQLFHFPYSLNVEDMKQAASLFLGTHDFTSFSSAKSEVEDKIRTIFALGVVEEGNVLTLKVRGSGFLYNMVRILVGTLLEVGQGKLKPHEISGIIQGQDRALAGKTAPANGLYLFHVEYEDKTE is encoded by the coding sequence ATGGCTCGTATGAAAGTAACCGTAGCCTATGACGGTACAGAGTTTGCCGGATACCAAATACAGCCTAGCGGCAGAACGGTGCAAGGAACGATTCAGGCCGTCCTGCAAAAGATGCACAAAGGGGAACCTGTAGGAATCTATGCCTCAGGACGCACGGATGCAGGTGTTCATGCCATCGGACAAGTGTTTCATTTTGATACGCCGATGGAGATTCCTTCTGAAGCTTGGGGGAAGGCATTGAATGCGATGCTTCCGAATGATATTCTAATAAAAGACGTAGAGATGGTCAGTGATTCGTTTCATTCTCGTTTCTCTGCAACAGGTAAAGAGTATCATTATAAAATTTTAAGAAGTAAGCAACCAGATGTGTTTCAAAGAAATCAGTTGTTTCATTTTCCCTATTCTTTAAACGTAGAGGATATGAAGCAAGCTGCATCGTTATTTTTAGGTACACATGACTTTACCTCATTTTCATCAGCAAAGTCGGAAGTGGAAGATAAAATTCGAACGATTTTTGCTTTGGGTGTTGTAGAAGAGGGGAACGTACTAACGCTGAAGGTAAGAGGCAGTGGTTTTTTATATAACATGGTTCGCATTCTTGTTGGTACCCTTTTAGAAGTGGGACAAGGGAAGCTCAAACCCCATGAGATCTCAGGAATTATACAAGGCCAAGACCGTGCGCTCGCTGGAAAAACAGCTCCAGCAAACGGACTCTATCTCTTTCATGTAGAATATGAAGATAAAACGGAATAA
- a CDS encoding energy-coupling factor transporter transmembrane protein EcfT — MLQNVIIGQYYPASSPLHRMDSRSKLIAAFFYLFIVFLANNWVTYGVLIAFTAVTISLSKVPFRFLYKGLKPILLLVVFTMLLHIFLTKEGDLLYKAGFLEIYEGGVIQGIFIALRLLLLVMMTSLLTLTTTPIDITDGLEHLLGPLKKWKLPVHEFALMMSISLRFIPTLLQETEKIMKAQMARGADFTSGPIKERAKAFVPLLVPLFVSSFKRAEELALAMEARGYRGGEGRTRLRALEWHQRDTFALLLLALLTLTLFLLRN, encoded by the coding sequence ATGCTGCAGAATGTGATCATCGGGCAGTATTATCCAGCTTCCTCTCCCCTTCATCGAATGGATTCACGTTCGAAGCTTATCGCTGCCTTCTTTTATTTGTTCATCGTCTTTTTAGCGAACAACTGGGTGACTTATGGTGTATTGATCGCTTTTACGGCAGTAACAATCAGTTTGTCAAAAGTTCCATTTCGTTTTTTATATAAAGGATTAAAGCCGATTCTTTTACTGGTCGTGTTTACGATGCTTTTGCATATTTTCTTAACAAAAGAAGGCGACCTGCTTTATAAAGCTGGCTTCCTTGAAATTTACGAAGGCGGAGTGATACAAGGGATCTTCATTGCCTTAAGGCTTTTACTCCTTGTTATGATGACTTCACTTTTGACTTTAACAACAACACCGATCGATATTACTGACGGGTTGGAGCACTTATTGGGACCATTAAAAAAGTGGAAACTCCCTGTTCATGAATTTGCATTAATGATGTCAATCTCACTTAGATTCATTCCTACTCTCTTACAAGAGACGGAAAAGATCATGAAAGCACAGATGGCACGTGGTGCTGATTTCACGAGCGGACCGATCAAAGAACGAGCAAAGGCTTTTGTACCGTTATTAGTACCGTTATTCGTATCATCGTTTAAGCGGGCTGAAGAACTCGCTCTTGCGATGGAAGCGAGAGGATACCGCGGCGGTGAAGGCAGAACGCGACTTCGTGCGCTAGAGTGGCATCAGCGTGATACGTTTGCTTTGCTTTTACTAGCATTGCTGACTCTTACGCTATTCTTATTACGCAATTAA
- a CDS encoding energy-coupling factor ABC transporter ATP-binding protein, whose product MEISINRLEHRYMEGTPFERRALHDINLDITDGTFLALIGHTGSGKSTLIQHLNGLLKPSAGSIKMGSTELKAGGKKQDLKSLRKKAGIVFQYPEHQLFEETVEKDIMFGPRNFGVSEETARLTAAKVIEMVGLPESVLQKSPFDLSGGQMRRVAIAGVLAMNPEVLILDEPTAGLDPAGRVEIMELFYSLHERNNLTTILVTHSMEDASRYADEIAVMHKGELYLHGKPTEIFSEREALQKAGLDVPETVQFLQKWNEKSGLHLALTKFTIEELAKQVSQSLKKRGN is encoded by the coding sequence ATGGAAATTAGCATAAACCGTCTAGAGCATAGATACATGGAGGGAACTCCGTTTGAGAGGCGTGCCCTGCACGATATTAACCTCGACATCACGGATGGTACATTCCTTGCTTTGATCGGGCATACCGGCTCTGGAAAGTCCACGCTTATCCAACATCTTAACGGGCTGTTAAAGCCTTCTGCTGGTTCGATAAAGATGGGCAGTACTGAACTTAAAGCTGGCGGTAAGAAGCAAGATTTAAAATCACTTCGAAAAAAAGCCGGGATTGTTTTTCAGTATCCTGAACATCAGCTGTTTGAAGAAACAGTAGAAAAAGATATTATGTTCGGTCCGCGGAATTTTGGTGTGTCTGAGGAAACAGCTCGACTCACAGCTGCTAAAGTGATTGAGATGGTTGGGCTTCCCGAGAGTGTCCTGCAGAAGTCTCCCTTTGACTTAAGCGGTGGTCAGATGCGCCGGGTGGCGATCGCGGGTGTCCTTGCTATGAATCCCGAAGTGTTGATCTTGGACGAGCCTACAGCAGGTCTAGATCCAGCTGGGCGTGTTGAGATTATGGAGCTGTTCTATTCTCTGCATGAGAGAAACAATCTCACGACCATACTTGTTACTCACAGTATGGAGGATGCGTCGAGATACGCGGATGAGATTGCTGTCATGCATAAAGGTGAACTGTATCTGCATGGTAAGCCGACTGAGATCTTTAGTGAGCGAGAAGCTCTCCAGAAAGCGGGATTAGATGTGCCAGAGACCGTTCAATTTTTACAAAAGTGGAACGAGAAGTCGGGTCTTCATCTTGCTTTAACGAAGTTTACAATAGAAGAGCTGGCTAAACAAGTTAGTCAGAGTCTGAAGAAGAGGGGGAACTAA
- a CDS encoding energy-coupling factor ABC transporter ATP-binding protein: MENIITVKDVTFNYPGEETPTLKGVTLDVHKGEWLSIVGHNGSGKSTLAKMLNGLLLPSEGAVYVSQYTTGLPDDIWEVRRLVGMVFQNPDNQFVGTSVQDDIAFGLENFGVPREEMVKRINESVARVGMEAFLNQEPHQLSGGQKQRVAIAGILAQKPSVIVLDEATSMLDPIGRIEVIDTVRELNKQEGITVISITHDLEEALSADRVVVMKMGEKAAEGVPEDIFQQRELLKSAGLDLPFSLKLSEALRQQGVELDKSYLTQEELVNALWKLA; encoded by the coding sequence ATGGAAAACATCATTACCGTTAAAGATGTGACCTTTAATTATCCGGGAGAAGAGACACCTACACTTAAAGGTGTAACGCTAGACGTGCACAAAGGGGAATGGCTTTCGATCGTGGGCCATAACGGCTCTGGGAAGTCCACGTTGGCAAAAATGCTCAACGGACTGTTATTGCCTAGTGAAGGTGCTGTATATGTCTCACAGTACACGACAGGCCTTCCTGACGACATTTGGGAAGTGAGAAGACTTGTAGGGATGGTTTTTCAAAATCCTGATAACCAATTTGTAGGAACGAGTGTACAAGATGATATTGCGTTTGGTCTAGAGAATTTTGGAGTTCCGCGTGAAGAGATGGTTAAGCGTATCAATGAAAGTGTAGCAAGAGTGGGAATGGAAGCTTTCTTAAACCAGGAACCTCATCAGTTATCCGGTGGTCAGAAACAAAGAGTAGCGATTGCTGGAATATTGGCGCAGAAACCTTCTGTTATCGTATTAGATGAGGCAACATCCATGCTTGATCCGATCGGTAGGATTGAAGTGATCGATACCGTGCGCGAACTGAATAAACAAGAAGGCATCACTGTCATTTCCATCACTCATGATTTAGAGGAAGCGCTAAGTGCAGACAGAGTTGTCGTCATGAAAATGGGAGAGAAAGCAGCTGAAGGCGTACCTGAAGACATTTTTCAGCAGCGTGAACTTTTGAAATCGGCCGGTCTGGATTTACCGTTTTCACTAAAGTTAAGTGAGGCTCTTCGCCAACAAGGTGTGGAGCTTGATAAAAGCTATTTAACGCAGGAAGAGCTGGTGAATGCATTATGGAAATTAGCATAA
- the rplQ gene encoding 50S ribosomal protein L17 yields the protein MGYQKLGRVSAVRKAMLRDLATDLIINERIETTEARAKEVRKFAEKMITLGKRGDLHARRQAASFLRNEVADAESGQRSLQKLFSDLAPRYAERNGGYTRIAKIGPRRGDGAPMVIIELV from the coding sequence ATGGGATACCAAAAGTTAGGTCGTGTATCTGCGGTTCGTAAAGCAATGCTTCGTGATTTAGCTACTGATTTAATCATCAACGAGCGTATTGAAACTACAGAAGCACGTGCAAAAGAAGTTCGTAAATTTGCTGAGAAAATGATTACGCTTGGTAAGCGTGGAGACCTTCATGCTCGCCGTCAAGCTGCATCGTTCCTTCGTAACGAAGTAGCAGACGCTGAGTCTGGACAAAGATCTCTACAAAAGCTTTTCAGTGATCTTGCACCTCGCTATGCAGAGCGTAACGGTGGTTACACTCGCATCGCAAAAATCGGCCCTCGCCGTGGTGATGGTGCACCAATGGTTATCATTGAATTAGTTTAA
- a CDS encoding DNA-directed RNA polymerase subunit alpha: protein MIEIEKPRIETVEISDDATYGKFVVEPLERGYGTTLGNSLRRILLSSLPGAAVTSIQINGVLHEFSTVEGVVEDVTTIILNLKKLAMKIYSDEEKTLEIDVQGDGVVTAGDITHDSDVEVLNPDLHIATLAKGAHFQMKLHAKRGRGYVQAEGNKREDLPIGVIPVDSIYTPISRVNYQVENTRVGQVTNYDKLTLDVWTDGSIRPEEAVSLGAKIISEHLNIFVGLTDQAQNAEIMVEKEEDQKEKVLEMTIEELDLSVRSYNCLKRAGINTVQELANKSEEDMMKVRNLGKKSLEEVQEKLEELGLSLRADD from the coding sequence ATGATCGAAATCGAAAAGCCAAGAATTGAGACGGTTGAAATCAGCGACGATGCCACATACGGAAAGTTTGTTGTTGAACCACTTGAACGTGGATACGGGACTACACTAGGCAACTCCTTGCGTCGTATCTTGTTGTCCTCACTACCTGGTGCAGCAGTTACATCTATTCAGATTAATGGCGTATTGCATGAGTTCTCTACAGTTGAAGGTGTAGTTGAAGATGTTACAACCATCATCTTAAACTTAAAGAAACTTGCAATGAAGATTTACTCTGATGAAGAGAAGACACTTGAAATCGATGTACAAGGTGACGGTGTTGTAACAGCTGGCGACATTACGCATGACAGCGATGTTGAAGTCCTTAACCCGGATCTTCATATCGCAACACTAGCAAAAGGAGCTCATTTCCAAATGAAGCTTCATGCGAAACGTGGTCGTGGTTATGTACAGGCAGAAGGCAATAAACGCGAAGACCTGCCAATCGGAGTAATTCCTGTTGATTCAATTTACACGCCAATTTCACGTGTAAACTATCAAGTGGAAAACACTCGTGTAGGACAAGTAACAAACTATGATAAGCTAACGCTTGATGTATGGACAGATGGGAGCATTCGTCCAGAGGAAGCAGTTTCTCTTGGTGCGAAGATCATTAGCGAACATTTAAACATTTTTGTTGGCTTAACAGATCAAGCTCAGAACGCTGAGATTATGGTAGAAAAAGAAGAAGACCAAAAAGAAAAAGTACTTGAGATGACGATCGAAGAACTTGATCTTTCTGTTCGTTCTTATAACTGCCTAAAGCGTGCTGGCATTAATACAGTTCAAGAACTTGCGAATAAGTCTGAAGAAGACATGATGAAAGTACGCAACCTTGGAAAGAAATCTCTTGAAGAAGTTCAAGAGAAACTTGAAGAGCTAGGTCTTTCATTACGCGCTGACGATTAA
- the rpsK gene encoding 30S ribosomal protein S11, whose translation MAKARKTNTRKRRVKKNVEVGVAHIRSTFNNTIITITDTHGNAISWATAGHLGFKGSRKSTPFAAQMAAETAGKTAMEHGMKTLEVSVKGPGAGREAAIRALQAVGLEVTAIRDVTPVPHNGCRPPKRRRV comes from the coding sequence ATGGCAAAAGCACGTAAGACTAATACACGTAAACGTCGTGTCAAAAAGAATGTTGAAGTCGGCGTAGCACATATCCGTTCTACATTCAACAACACGATCATTACGATCACTGACACGCACGGGAACGCAATCTCTTGGGCGACTGCTGGTCACCTAGGATTTAAAGGTTCTCGTAAGTCTACTCCGTTCGCAGCACAAATGGCAGCTGAAACAGCTGGTAAAACTGCAATGGAACATGGTATGAAAACGTTGGAAGTATCCGTTAAAGGACCTGGTGCTGGACGTGAAGCAGCAATCCGTGCCCTTCAAGCGGTAGGCTTAGAAGTAACAGCTATTCGTGACGTTACTCCTGTACCTCACAACGGTTGCCGCCCGCCAAAACGCCGTCGCGTGTAA